Genomic segment of Neoarius graeffei isolate fNeoGra1 chromosome 7, fNeoGra1.pri, whole genome shotgun sequence:
CTGTCTTGGGCCTCGATGGACGACTGGCACTGAAGAACTTAAATCTGCGCCATTTTGCAGGGGTTGCCCCTGGCGCCTCTGCACTCTCATTGGTATCTTGCTCATCATCGGTCAACTGCTCTTCTTGGACTTGCAGTCTCTGTGGCACAAGATGAGCTATGTAGTCCTCTGCCTTTCTGACAAGATTCTGTACTTCGTTGTCATCATTTTCCAGAAGGGTTTCAGCTACACAAGGGTCCACAAGGCAAGCTGCAGCAGTGGTGAGAAGTTGTCAGCTGCTATGTCAAGAAACACACTAAAGCGCCTGTCAATGCTAGAAAGCATCTTATGAGCCAGAGTAGCAGCATCTTTGTAGGTTCTTCCATGATCAAGCAAGAACTCTGACAGGTGGTTTTTGAGATCCATGAGTGCTGGTACAACAAGGGAACGTGATTGAGTGTCACTTTCAAGTGACTTGGTGTGCTCCGCAAATGGAAGAAGAAGGTCTCTCAGCATCCCAATCTTCTGCCACTCACTGGGCTGCAGGCTGTCCCAGCCCATGGACTCAGCCACAGCTGAAACATGTTCCTTGACTTCAAGGCAGCGTGAAATCATAGCAAAGCAACTTGACCACCTGGTGGGGCAATCTTTTATCAGAACGAGTGCACACTTCTGCAGCAGTTGCTCTGTGGCGACAGAGGACTTCCTGAACTTGTTCACCAAGTGCCTCACTTTCTCCAACAGCCTTCGGATTGGGGTTCCTTCTGGACCATGTTCACAACCAGCTGAATCGTGTGAACTACACACGGGGTCCTCTCTATGGCTCCATAATCATATCTAcatggaaatatatatatatatatatatatatatatatatatatatatataaatatatataaaagctttttaaacattttagCCCTTACATTATTGAACTGAATACAGTAGTTCTAATAGTTAACGTCGTATGAACTTATTTAGTTTTTATGTATATGTATTAAATCGTGACCAGTTTCACAAATCCTTAATGAAAAGCATTATTTTTAATCTTTCAACTTTCTATAGCATTACTTTTTATTCATTAATAAAGATATGACTAGTTACATAAATATTGAATGAATTAATGGTTTCATACACATACTGACCTGTAATCCTCCCCTTCTTGCTGCTCACCGTCATCACTGGCATTGTCGGGCTCTGCATCTGAGTCCCCTTCAGAAGTTGTGGCAACTTCTGCATGTGTGTGGAATGAAGCCACCATGTTGCTGCCATTGTCAGTGATTGTTGTGAGGACCTTCTCTCTGGGTAGCCCCCACTCTTCCATTGACTCCTCTACAAGTGTACTAATCGACTCTGCAGTGTGAGGATGAACCATCTCCTTCAGGTTCAGGAGTTTGTGTTCAGCTTTGTTGTTCTCAGGGTTGAAGTAACAGGTGCTCACTCCCAGAAAGGATGCGGTAAGTCCCTTTTTGGTCCAAATATCCAACCCTATAGTTATTCTGCGTGCTGTGGCaaggttttgtttgattttgtcttTCTCTTCTTTGTACATTTTTTTGATCAAGTTTAAAATTTTATGTCTTTTTGgcactttgaactttttgtccatttttgtCATCATAGTGACAAACTCCTCATCTTCAACAATTCGTGCTGGGAGTCCTGTGCGGCCTATCCACTGCGCTATCCCTTCTTCCTtggtatgttgctctggagagTTGTCGCTGTATCTCCTTGTGGCAAAGAAATCTTGAGCACTAGTTGGTTTGTCAATCTTCTTGGGCTGGACATGTTTCATTGATGTCCTTTCTGGAATCTAGCACAGGAATAGACACAATGCCAGGACAGAGGCAGGCCCCTGGAAAATCTGTTGTACTAAGTGGCATAAATCATTACTATTTGACATTCCCCTCAATGACTAACTATTGGTTGTGATTTGGCTATGTTTATTTTCAGCTTTGATTGTTTTAGGAAAAAAAATAGGCATGACAAGACCATAAGGCATGACATTCAAAATATGCATAGTGCTCTTAATCATTTACCAACATCCTTTCCACAAAACTTAATTAGTTCTAGAATTTGGCATATTTAATTTAACTCCACACTGACCATAGGTTGATCACCTAAATAGTAGTACAGATCTGTTTCAATTTTACTCTTAAAAGAAGTGAAACAGGATAGGCTACACGAGAGCAAGTTTTTTTCTTGCCTGTTCCGTTTTCAGGCTTGTTACTGACTTGCATGATTAAACACagcaaaaagaacaaaaacactGCCTATCCTTGTACACGTGTACGGAGATTTTTTTAAGTAGgctattaacatttttaaaaaatacaaggCCACGAGATGCAGAGCCTCAAACACATCCCTAAAACCAGTGGCTCGGTCATAATGAAAGCTTGGAAGCATAGACCGCCGCGATGCATTCAAGATCACTCTAGACGAATATTACAAACGACCTGTTCTCTGTTTGCTAACCATCTGCCTTCATACCAAACGCTTCGTACCTTCAAAGTTTGAGCATTTATCCACCAACGCCATGTTATCAGACAGGATTTTTGCAAAGATCGCTAAGTATCCATGCATAAGTAATATTATTTCTCCAAAGCGCCCCACGTCTCTAGCCCACGACGTAACGCGAACAAGTTAACACGTTGCCCGAGTTACATTACGTCGTGGAGCTAGATATATTTCGTTTTGGAGAAATAATATTGAATACGCATGGACACTCAGGCATCTAAGAAATGTGATGCTGATAAGATAGTGGATAAAGGGGAGACTATTGAGTTGTAGATAGAGGCATTAGCAAGCTACAGCCTACCTTAGACGAGTAGCAAACAGGCAGTGTGTTAACTTGTAAAGCTAATGTCTAAATTTAGCCAATACCTTACATTAACCTTTAGGGTAGACATTATTCATCCCGAAGAAAATAACGGATTCTTgtgaaacaaagaaacaaacaagcaTAGGCTACGCTTTCTTAAATAGTTTAGAGAGTAACGTGTTCGTGGCTTACCTGAATTTCATTGTGGAATGCTTTAGATGTCTTTTTAAATTCGTAGTGTTTTTTCCAGAGATTTTGTGACCGCATTTCTGCCCGTCTTTGTCTACCACACATTCGGTCTTGTTCTCCACTTCATTGTACAGAAAGTTTGCCCAAATGTCTTCTCTTTCGTCCAAAGATCCCCGGCTGGATGGCCATCTCTGCATAGTTTTAAATAATGCTGTGAGGGGGATGAGTAAACCTGTGTCTGCAGTCCCTAACTACACAAGCACGCCTACAGCAAAAAATAATAACGCGCCTAAAAGAGATGAAATAACATCTCATTTCATTTTTGTAAACAAAAACTAAGAGACATTTTAGCAACGTTTTTATTTCTTAAGCCACATTTCGTCTCATTTTTATTCGTCATCTATATtgcattatatatttaattatagtTATCGTCACAAGACCAACATTTACGTCTAGTCTCGTCTCGTTTTTGTCACATGATAAAGGTTCGTTGACGACAATATTTAGTCAAAATTTTCATTGACGAAAGCAACACTAGTGTGGGTAATGGTATGAGTTTCCCAATGGGTGGAGCTCGGCGTACTTTAGCTTGAGCTCAGGCAGAACAGGAGGATAGGAACAGATTTAACCCTACAGTATTAATTTGAGTAGCTCACCTGGAAAATATGGTATTAAACAAGTTTACTGGTGTTGCTCTTTACTGTGTATTCACAGAGGCGGGAGCTTGCAATTACTAACAggaaatggtggtgtagtggttagcactgtcgcttcacagcaagaaggttctgggttcgagccctgtggccggcgagggtctttctgtgcagagtttgcatgttctccccgtgtccgtgtgggtttcctctgggtgctccggtttcccccacagtccaaagacatgcagttaggttaatgtggggcagccttaggctgaagtgcccttgagcaaggcccctaacccctcactgttccccgggcgctgtagtgtagatgcccactgctctgggtgtgtgagagtgtgttcactgcttcagatgggttaaatgcagaggatgaatctcactgtgcttgactgTGCAtgagacaaataaaggtttctttaaaaaaataataatcaccaCGCTGCAGTCTGAGCAACAATCAGAAACAGTGACATTACTACCACCTGCTGGCTAACATGAGCAACTACACTCTACACCACATTTACAGGCAAACAGGGCTACTAGTAAACACATGAAACACCAGAAAATAATTTGAACTTGAACTTCagtcaccgccagcaggcgtcccggagctgctggccgaacgcgaatgggctgCGACTTCCTGCTccagcgtgcgccccacgcgctggaggacagcccggcgaaggtcggcgtaggccagccggtggtcggcggggagctgtagtgcggctaactgcgcctctcctgtcaggagggggaggaggcgcgccgcgcgctgctccatcggccaccccgaggcttcggcgacctgttcgaacaacgcgatgaatgcctcggggtcgtcctgcgggcccatcttagtcaaggtgatgggagacgggcccgcggccggtgcgctggtggaccccgccgacgcgaggaggcgccggaacgcctctcggtcttcctgttgagccaccaccagggcttcgaagcgctgctcctgctccttccggagcgtgacgagtgcctggtgctggctctgctgagccgtggcgaggacgtggatcaagtccgcgaacggggaggattccatggggctgcaggacaggtgctccacgatcccgggtttcggcaccactgtaaaggttcgctagatgtgggtggagcacagaggacggcaggacagagactgagttcgcaaaactcttttatttgcacttttcagtggaagcgtttctctctcagccacacacgtacgcacacacattccggtcctcgggttgtggagagagctcctctgctctcgctctccctccttaaatagcccggtttactggggagaacacacacaaaacatagattaatcacactcaggtgaagcgattctgccacttaccttccccaactccgccctcctgtcacagaccggcgcttgaccacgcccccgctgccacacgtagtttcattttaactgtgtactgtaccaactgcatATGGCTGAAATGATAATAAAAACACCTTGACCTTGATATGGATGTTATTTTGATATGCAGttccaatcaaaagtttgtacactcctACTCCACTCATTCAGTGGTGTTTCTGGATTCTGACGATTCTCTACATT
This window contains:
- the LOC132888998 gene encoding uncharacterized protein LOC132888998, with product MCGRQRRAEMRSQNLWKKHYEFKKTSKAFHNEIQIPERTSMKHVQPKKIDKPTSAQDFFATRRYSDNSPEQHTKEEGIAQWIGRTGLPARIVEDEEFVTMMTKMDKKFKVPKRHKILNLIKKMYKEEKDKIKQNLATARRITIGLDIWTKKGLTASFLGVSTCYFNPENNKAEHKLLNLKEMVHPHTAESISTLVEESMEEWGLPREKVLTTITDNGSNMVASFHTHAEVATTSEGDSDAEPDNASDDGEQQEGEDYRYDYGAIERTPCVVHTIQLVVNMVQKEPQSEGCWRK